In one window of Deltaproteobacteria bacterium DNA:
- a CDS encoding pyridoxal phosphate-dependent aminotransferase, which produces MDTITCRARDIPPFIVMDVMEKAQEMERAGINIIHLEIGEPDFDTPECILEAGRKAMTEGKTHYTHSLGLLELREAVAEHYFNRYGVNVSADNIIITSGTSPAMFMLFATLLEADDEVIISDPHYACYPNFVRFFGSKPVFVRVDEEDGFQYRPDTIKERLSPKTRAVFINSPANPTGQLLSPNRIRKIAEMSPLVVSDEIYHGLVYGQEQEHSILEFTDHAVVLNGFSKLYAMTGWRLGYIIAPAEFIRPMQKIQQNFFISASAISQWAGLAALKEAGPDVDRMRTIYDERRCFLIQGLRDLGFKIKVEPTGAFYILVNARHLNPDSYALAFDILERAHVGVCPGIDFGTNAEGYLRFSYANSIENIAEGLHRLGEYLEGRPCADNL; this is translated from the coding sequence ATGGACACGATCACCTGCCGAGCCAGAGACATTCCGCCCTTTATCGTTATGGATGTCATGGAGAAGGCCCAGGAGATGGAACGGGCCGGGATCAACATTATCCATCTCGAAATAGGTGAACCCGACTTTGACACCCCGGAGTGCATCCTGGAGGCAGGCCGTAAGGCCATGACTGAAGGCAAAACTCACTACACGCACAGCCTGGGCCTCCTAGAACTAAGAGAGGCCGTGGCTGAACATTATTTTAACCGATACGGTGTCAATGTCTCCGCAGATAACATTATCATTACCTCTGGCACCTCACCGGCCATGTTCATGCTCTTTGCCACGCTACTTGAGGCAGACGATGAAGTTATCATTTCCGACCCGCACTATGCCTGTTATCCCAATTTTGTCCGCTTCTTTGGCAGCAAGCCTGTCTTCGTCAGGGTGGACGAAGAGGACGGCTTTCAATACCGGCCCGACACCATTAAGGAACGGCTCTCTCCCAAAACCAGGGCCGTCTTTATTAACTCACCGGCCAACCCGACCGGGCAGCTGCTTTCTCCGAACCGGATACGCAAAATCGCCGAGATGTCCCCCTTGGTCGTATCCGATGAAATCTACCACGGTCTGGTCTATGGCCAGGAACAGGAGCATTCCATCCTCGAATTCACGGACCACGCCGTGGTCCTTAACGGCTTTTCCAAACTCTACGCCATGACCGGCTGGCGTCTGGGATATATTATAGCTCCAGCGGAATTCATTCGCCCCATGCAGAAGATCCAGCAAAACTTCTTTATTTCAGCGAGCGCCATTTCCCAATGGGCCGGTCTGGCCGCCCTGAAAGAAGCCGGGCCGGACGTAGATCGCATGCGGACTATTTATGATGAAAGACGCTGCTTCCTCATTCAGGGTCTCCGCGACCTGGGATTTAAAATCAAAGTCGAACCAACCGGGGCTTTTTATATCCTGGTCAACGCCCGTCACCTGAACCCTGACTCCTATGCCTTGGCCTTTGATATTCTGGAGAGAGCCCATGTGGGCGTTTGCCCGGGCATTGATTTCGGGACCAATGCTGAAGGATATCTCCGCTTCTCATATGCTAATTCCATTGAGAACATCGCTGAAGGACTTCACCGACTGGGGGAATACCTCGAGGGTCGCCCTTGTGCAGACAATCTTTAA
- a CDS encoding PocR ligand-binding domain-containing protein → MNLWRSNEEIQALLDEVSEELKMTTSYVDPQGTILLNGGTHNPLCALIRDKEDSLKFICSLTSQRMLKEVEKTKESLIDFCELGLLRFVVPIFADEGLVGAFTGCGTGHPEESIDSFYVAKQLGIEEDKAEGLIETVQGADLDKVKQAVVKIEAWIDEKS, encoded by the coding sequence ATGAATCTATGGCGTTCAAACGAGGAAATTCAGGCCCTGCTAGATGAGGTCTCAGAAGAACTCAAGATGACCACCAGTTACGTTGATCCGCAGGGGACAATACTACTGAATGGAGGCACTCATAATCCTCTCTGCGCATTGATCAGGGACAAGGAGGACTCCCTCAAATTCATCTGTTCCCTGACGAGCCAGAGGATGCTCAAGGAGGTGGAAAAAACGAAAGAATCTCTCATTGATTTTTGTGAGCTTGGTCTTTTAAGGTTCGTGGTGCCTATTTTTGCAGACGAGGGGCTGGTTGGGGCTTTCACAGGCTGCGGGACCGGGCACCCGGAAGAATCAATAGACAGCTTTTATGTAGCTAAGCAACTCGGCATCGAGGAGGACAAGGCCGAGGGATTGATTGAAACAGTTCAGGGCGCTGATCTGGATAAAGTCAAGCAGGCCGTCGTAAAAATCGAGGCGTGGATTGATGAAAAATCTTGA
- the rlmN gene encoding 23S rRNA (adenine(2503)-C(2))-methyltransferase RlmN, translating to MIMKDLKEMNLEGLEKFTAALGEKPFRARQIRKWLFNVGVHDFEAMTDLSRDLRARISKTARISRARCLKIEQSEDGVRKFLWELDDGARVESVLIPERDYLTLCLSTQVGCAMGCRFCHTAMLGLRRNLTQAEIVNQILGVRESLPNNKKLKNIVFMGMGEPLANRENVVRAIKVMTEPGLMNLFKRRVSLSTVGLVPELKRLASEVTVSLTVSLNAADDKTRDFLMPVNRRYPLDELHQALAAFPLPSRRMITIAYVLLSGVNDSEQHARQLTRFMSGLRCKVNLIPFNPYPGAEFEAPPEDRIMAFQKALIAKHYIAIIRRSKGQDISAACGQLVGS from the coding sequence ATGATCATGAAGGATCTGAAAGAGATGAATCTTGAGGGGCTGGAAAAATTTACCGCCGCCCTGGGTGAAAAGCCCTTTCGAGCCCGTCAGATCAGGAAATGGCTTTTCAACGTCGGAGTTCATGACTTTGAGGCCATGACCGATCTATCCAGGGATTTACGTGCCCGGATCAGTAAAACGGCCCGCATCAGCCGCGCCAGGTGTTTAAAAATAGAGCAATCTGAGGATGGCGTCCGAAAATTTCTGTGGGAACTGGACGACGGGGCCAGGGTAGAGAGTGTCCTTATTCCGGAGCGGGATTATTTGACCCTTTGCCTGTCCACCCAGGTTGGCTGCGCCATGGGCTGCCGTTTTTGCCACACTGCCATGCTGGGGCTCAGGCGTAATCTGACCCAGGCGGAGATCGTCAACCAGATTCTCGGCGTACGGGAGAGCCTTCCGAATAATAAGAAATTGAAAAATATCGTCTTTATGGGTATGGGCGAGCCGCTGGCCAATCGCGAGAATGTCGTCCGGGCCATCAAGGTTATGACTGAACCCGGTCTGATGAACCTTTTTAAAAGGCGTGTGAGCCTTTCTACGGTCGGTCTTGTCCCGGAGCTGAAACGCCTGGCTAGTGAAGTGACCGTGAGTCTGACCGTTTCTCTTAACGCTGCTGATGATAAGACCCGCGATTTTCTTATGCCCGTGAATCGGCGTTATCCTCTGGATGAACTTCACCAGGCGCTGGCAGCCTTCCCCCTTCCTTCACGACGCATGATTACCATCGCTTATGTTTTGCTTTCAGGAGTGAATGACTCGGAGCAGCACGCCCGGCAGCTAACCAGGTTTATGAGCGGACTTCGATGCAAGGTGAACCTCATTCCTTTTAATCCATATCCGGGCGCTGAATTTGAAGCCCCGCCTGAGGACAGGATCATGGCTTTCCAGAAGGCTCTGATCGCAAAGCACTACATCGCGATTATCCGCCGGAGCAAGGGGCAGGATATCTCCGCCGCCTGCGGGCAGCTGGTCGGGTCTTGA
- a CDS encoding thymidylate synthase produces MQICYIEARDLPDAWFQCVYAILDKGYEYTIDRGSYTGQKRLEFDYVTVRIKYPSTRPLLPDIPPALGIPNPVADGYLEEYLPYLMTSVKSPGEEYTYGEYLEPQIEKVIRMYREDGHETNQAYMAVGGPEMITSTDPPCLRGVDTRIRYGKLHFMVYFRSWDLWNGFPANLGGLQLLKEYMAGEIGVTDGEIIASSKGLHLYDYVWELAKLRTGRD; encoded by the coding sequence TTGCAGATTTGCTATATCGAAGCCCGTGATCTGCCCGATGCCTGGTTTCAGTGTGTGTATGCCATTCTGGATAAGGGTTACGAGTACACTATTGACCGTGGAAGTTATACCGGCCAGAAAAGGCTGGAGTTTGATTATGTTACAGTCAGGATCAAATACCCGAGCACCAGGCCCCTGCTGCCGGATATTCCACCGGCTCTGGGCATCCCTAATCCTGTGGCCGACGGCTATCTGGAGGAGTACCTTCCCTATCTCATGACTTCAGTTAAGAGTCCGGGTGAGGAATACACCTATGGCGAATATCTCGAACCCCAGATCGAAAAGGTCATCCGCATGTATCGTGAAGATGGCCATGAGACCAACCAGGCCTACATGGCCGTGGGGGGGCCAGAGATGATCACCTCGACTGACCCACCCTGCTTGCGTGGCGTTGATACCCGTATCCGTTATGGCAAGCTCCATTTCATGGTCTACTTCCGCTCCTGGGATTTATGGAACGGCTTTCCAGCCAACCTGGGGGGACTTCAACTCCTCAAGGAGTACATGGCCGGTGAGATTGGTGTGACAGACGGCGAAATAATCGCCTCTTCCAAGGGCCTTCACCTTTACGATTACGTCTGGGAACTGGCTAAACTCAGGACAGGCCGTGACTGA
- a CDS encoding xylulose kinase, with protein sequence MARLSLGLDFSTQSLTAKLLDIDAREEVFSHTLDYIKDERLRGLGIRNDFIVPPRVPGEADQPPELFFKSLDLMLSDLKAEGPRISDILVINNSSQQHGHVYLNRNAPDIFSSLNKEAPDEIKDLTSLMTGALAYGTAPIWRTSNTVDQANFVRDFLGGQERMILLSGSNAPLRFTGAVVRRVGEEFPGAYRATYKVQLISSLITALFTGNSDVPIDFGNASGMSLMNYRRKVWSRDLVKATAYGLPGGGKALKAKLPGLVAPEGMVGTIARYFVKKYGLNPNCQIAAGSGDNPQTKVLVKGNLLSLGTSLVNMVATDGKTLDMNGFANAMYDGVARPFMFGCRTNGAMVWDRIRADYGMKKEVYKPAEEVLRKSAPGSYLFFWQPENESFPCSSQLGQTRIDYQEPGFKADYSGIIDSSLTAVYFHSKNFTRETGEPLYVSGGAAGSREIMRRAAAIWNRPAVPVEKGGAALGAAVAGAYAFFQCRQEPVDIESLTSEILKKKKPVNPRPEDVAAYHGPDGYIKRFREAEEKRITSL encoded by the coding sequence ATGGCGAGATTATCACTGGGGTTGGATTTTAGCACGCAGAGCTTGACAGCCAAGCTGTTGGATATTGACGCCAGGGAAGAGGTTTTTTCTCATACCTTGGATTACATAAAGGATGAAAGATTGAGAGGACTTGGTATCAGGAATGACTTTATTGTTCCGCCCAGGGTTCCAGGTGAAGCAGATCAGCCGCCTGAATTATTCTTTAAATCGCTTGACCTGATGCTTTCCGACTTGAAGGCAGAAGGACCAAGAATCTCTGATATCCTTGTCATTAATAACTCCAGCCAGCAGCACGGTCATGTTTACCTGAACCGCAATGCGCCGGATATTTTTTCGAGTCTAAATAAAGAAGCTCCTGACGAGATCAAAGATCTCACTTCCCTGATGACCGGGGCATTAGCCTATGGAACGGCCCCTATTTGGAGGACTTCCAACACCGTTGACCAGGCGAATTTTGTCAGGGATTTCCTAGGCGGGCAGGAAAGGATGATCCTCCTGTCAGGCTCGAACGCACCCTTGAGGTTCACCGGTGCGGTGGTCAGGAGAGTGGGAGAAGAATTTCCCGGGGCCTACCGAGCCACCTATAAAGTTCAATTGATTAGTTCTTTAATCACCGCGCTTTTCACTGGCAACTCAGATGTTCCCATAGATTTTGGAAACGCCAGCGGCATGTCGCTCATGAACTACAGGAGAAAAGTCTGGTCCAGGGATTTGGTCAAGGCGACCGCTTATGGCCTCCCTGGGGGAGGAAAGGCGCTCAAGGCAAAACTGCCCGGCCTGGTGGCTCCTGAAGGCATGGTCGGAACAATTGCAAGGTATTTCGTGAAAAAATACGGCCTAAACCCTAACTGCCAGATAGCGGCGGGATCGGGCGACAATCCGCAGACAAAGGTCTTAGTCAAAGGGAATTTACTGAGCCTGGGCACAAGCCTGGTCAACATGGTGGCCACGGACGGGAAAACCCTGGATATGAACGGTTTTGCCAACGCCATGTACGATGGCGTCGCTAGACCTTTTATGTTTGGATGCAGAACCAACGGCGCCATGGTCTGGGACAGAATTCGAGCTGATTATGGAATGAAAAAAGAGGTATATAAACCTGCGGAAGAAGTCTTGCGAAAATCGGCTCCTGGCAGTTATCTCTTTTTTTGGCAGCCGGAAAACGAATCTTTCCCCTGTTCAAGCCAGCTTGGACAAACCAGGATTGATTACCAAGAACCCGGCTTCAAAGCTGATTACAGCGGCATTATTGACTCCTCCTTGACCGCCGTTTATTTCCATTCGAAAAATTTCACCAGAGAAACCGGGGAGCCTTTATATGTTTCGGGCGGGGCCGCTGGCAGCCGTGAAATAATGAGAAGAGCGGCAGCCATATGGAACAGACCGGCCGTGCCGGTGGAAAAAGGCGGGGCAGCACTGGGTGCGGCCGTTGCCGGGGCCTATGCCTTTTTTCAATGCAGACAGGAGCCGGTGGACATCGAATCGCTCACCAGCGAAATACTAAAGAAAAAAAAACCGGTTAACCCCCGGCCGGAAGATGTTGCCGCATATCACGGTCCTGATGGATATATAAAACGATTCAGAGAAGCGGAAGAAAAACGAATTACATCATTATGA
- the hisI gene encoding phosphoribosyl-AMP cyclohydrolase, giving the protein MKPDFEKSGGLIPTIAQDAATGEVLMVAYMNKEALKKTIETGEVHYWSRSRRELWHKGATSGHVQILKELRLDCDGDAILVKVDQIGGAACHTGYRSCFHYRWSGRVFQKEGQPIFDPQEVYGK; this is encoded by the coding sequence ATAAAGCCTGACTTTGAAAAAAGCGGAGGCCTCATCCCGACCATTGCTCAGGACGCCGCAACCGGGGAGGTCCTGATGGTGGCGTACATGAATAAAGAAGCACTGAAAAAGACGATCGAGACCGGGGAGGTTCATTACTGGAGCAGATCTCGCCGGGAATTATGGCACAAGGGCGCAACTTCCGGCCACGTTCAAATATTGAAGGAACTCCGCCTCGACTGCGACGGCGACGCCATTCTGGTCAAGGTTGACCAGATCGGAGGCGCTGCCTGCCATACCGGATATCGCAGCTGTTTCCATTATCGCTGGTCAGGTCGAGTCTTTCAGAAGGAAGGCCAGCCAATATTCGACCCTCAGGAGGTTTACGGCAAGTGA
- a CDS encoding NUDIX hydrolase — MSTRNSTKPRPWVSTRSRIVSENPIFTLKTETFTSPVTGREHDFYLLEAGDWVNIIPLTKDRQILLVRQFRHGTRMMSLEIPGGMVDPGETPAEAGARELIEETGYQGSAIIPLGRVEPNPALFDNYCYTFLAQDVIPAAPGAPTKLDGTEDLELVKVNLDQIPRMIAQGDITHALVIAAFYHYFMTYASTH; from the coding sequence ATGTCTACCAGAAATAGCACCAAACCTCGCCCTTGGGTCAGTACCCGCTCACGGATCGTATCTGAAAACCCCATCTTTACCTTGAAAACAGAGACGTTCACCTCACCCGTAACCGGCCGGGAACACGACTTTTACCTGCTCGAGGCCGGAGACTGGGTCAATATCATTCCCCTGACTAAAGACAGGCAAATTCTTCTGGTCCGACAATTCAGACATGGGACCAGGATGATGTCCCTCGAGATACCGGGCGGCATGGTTGACCCGGGGGAGACGCCCGCAGAAGCCGGCGCCAGAGAATTAATCGAAGAGACGGGTTACCAAGGTTCAGCCATCATTCCTTTAGGGCGAGTCGAACCTAATCCGGCCTTATTTGACAACTATTGCTACACCTTTCTCGCTCAAGACGTCATTCCGGCGGCTCCGGGCGCTCCAACCAAGCTGGATGGAACTGAGGACCTCGAACTGGTTAAGGTCAACCTGGATCAGATTCCCAGGATGATCGCCCAGGGTGATATTACCCACGCCCTGGTTATTGCCGCCTTTTATCACTACTTCATGACCTATGCCTCAACCCACTAA
- a CDS encoding ATP phosphoribosyltransferase — translation MSDKVLKLGIPKGSLEKATIALFAKSGWKIKINSRNYFPEIDDDEIVCTICRAQEMSQYVEQGTLDAGLTGLDWILENDSKVKVVTDLVYSKSSDRPARWVLAVPSDSDIKELKDLEGKKIATELVNFTERYFKERNIHVKVQFSWGATEAKVVSGLADAVVEVTETGSTLRAHGLNVIHELLETNTQLIMNLQAWEDDWKKNKVQEMATLLKGALRAERLVGLKMNVQQKNIEKVVEILPSLTAPTVAHLHQTDWLSVESIVSQAKVRELIPELIKRGAEGIIEYSLNKVI, via the coding sequence GTGAGCGACAAAGTACTCAAGCTGGGAATTCCCAAAGGCAGCCTGGAAAAGGCAACCATAGCTCTGTTTGCAAAATCCGGCTGGAAGATCAAGATCAACAGCCGTAATTATTTCCCGGAGATTGATGACGATGAGATCGTCTGCACCATCTGCCGAGCCCAGGAGATGTCTCAATATGTTGAACAGGGAACGCTGGACGCGGGGCTGACCGGCCTGGACTGGATCCTGGAAAACGACAGCAAGGTCAAGGTCGTCACCGATCTGGTTTACTCCAAGTCGAGCGACCGGCCGGCCCGATGGGTTCTGGCCGTGCCTTCCGATTCGGACATCAAGGAGCTCAAGGACCTGGAAGGCAAAAAAATTGCAACCGAACTGGTCAATTTCACAGAGCGTTACTTCAAGGAGCGAAACATCCATGTGAAGGTCCAATTCTCGTGGGGCGCTACTGAGGCCAAGGTCGTTTCCGGGTTGGCTGATGCGGTGGTTGAGGTAACTGAAACAGGCAGCACCCTTCGCGCTCACGGCCTGAACGTCATCCACGAGCTCCTGGAAACCAACACCCAGCTCATCATGAATCTGCAAGCCTGGGAGGATGACTGGAAGAAGAATAAAGTTCAGGAGATGGCTACCTTGCTGAAAGGGGCGCTCAGGGCGGAAAGGCTCGTCGGCCTGAAGATGAACGTTCAACAGAAGAACATCGAAAAAGTCGTTGAAATTTTACCGAGCCTTACCGCGCCCACGGTGGCCCATCTTCATCAAACCGACTGGTTATCTGTAGAGTCAATCGTATCTCAAGCCAAGGTCCGGGAACTCATCCCCGAGTTGATCAAACGGGGAGCAGAAGGTATCATTGAATACTCGCTCAACAAGGTAATTTAA
- a CDS encoding epoxyqueuosine reductase, whose amino-acid sequence MASRTQTNLSSLIIDKAKSSGASLAGLTSIASLLKSPYYQTRGEANWPEEAKSVLVLALLHEEARPELDWWDGEKGGTRGNRSLQSTMEILQPWLSEKFKIKASSLPYHIEKGGMPLKDAAVLAGLGVIGRNNLLITPEFGTRVRLRAMLLDAELTPAGPLDFTPCAACDMPCRQACPQKAFAPGSYSRALCQIQMTENEANKSAPPKTMQNDSPGEIVKYCRACELACPIP is encoded by the coding sequence ATGGCTTCCCGCACGCAAACAAACCTGAGCAGTTTGATTATTGACAAGGCCAAATCATCCGGAGCCTCTTTAGCCGGGTTAACAAGCATCGCCTCCTTGCTGAAGTCACCTTACTACCAGACGCGGGGTGAGGCTAACTGGCCTGAGGAAGCGAAATCGGTTCTCGTACTGGCCCTGCTGCATGAGGAGGCTCGTCCGGAACTTGACTGGTGGGACGGGGAAAAAGGAGGGACTAGAGGCAACCGCAGCCTGCAAAGCACCATGGAAATTCTGCAACCGTGGTTGAGTGAAAAGTTCAAAATAAAGGCTTCTTCTCTGCCTTATCATATCGAAAAGGGCGGTATGCCTCTTAAGGATGCCGCGGTGCTCGCGGGTCTGGGAGTCATCGGCCGGAATAACCTGCTCATCACCCCTGAGTTTGGTACCCGCGTTCGCTTGAGAGCCATGTTACTGGACGCGGAATTGACCCCCGCCGGGCCGCTGGATTTTACGCCGTGCGCTGCCTGCGATATGCCTTGCAGGCAGGCTTGTCCTCAGAAAGCCTTTGCTCCCGGTTCATACAGCCGGGCCCTCTGTCAGATACAGATGACCGAAAATGAAGCCAATAAGTCGGCTCCTCCAAAAACGATGCAAAATGATTCACCGGGCGAAATCGTCAAATATTGCAGGGCCTGCGAACTGGCTTGTCCAATACCCTAA
- a CDS encoding tetratricopeptide repeat protein, giving the protein MIVKRIIIALTLVLFCSGCASSPELTGEGAPIKKNPAKARAHLSLGAAHLRRGLTTPALKELLMAEKYNPKNADVQNHLGLAFMAKKRYPAAVAHLEQALALRKDFSDAHNNLGTVYLAMRRYPEALAEFNQALSDILYATPHFAHNNIGLVYFEQSLYGQAVAAFKKSIETAPSYSIAHNNLGRAYMVMGNYQEAAKAFEKATEYAPNYAIAYFKMAEAYLEMGQRKKARQALSQVIKIAPNTTLSESAQQRLNELPD; this is encoded by the coding sequence ATGATTGTAAAAAGAATCATTATTGCGTTGACGCTGGTCTTATTCTGTTCCGGCTGTGCCTCTTCCCCTGAACTCACAGGCGAAGGCGCGCCAATTAAAAAGAACCCGGCCAAGGCCAGAGCCCACCTTAGTCTGGGAGCCGCGCATTTGAGGAGAGGACTCACGACGCCGGCCCTCAAGGAACTGCTCATGGCCGAAAAATATAATCCTAAAAACGCGGATGTTCAGAACCACCTGGGTCTGGCTTTTATGGCCAAGAAGCGATACCCGGCGGCGGTGGCCCACCTTGAACAGGCTCTGGCCCTTAGAAAAGATTTTTCTGACGCTCACAATAACCTGGGAACGGTCTATCTGGCCATGAGGCGGTATCCTGAAGCCCTGGCTGAATTCAACCAGGCATTGTCTGACATTTTGTATGCCACCCCGCACTTTGCTCACAATAACATCGGCCTGGTTTACTTTGAACAGAGCCTTTACGGCCAGGCCGTAGCTGCTTTCAAGAAGTCTATTGAAACTGCCCCGAGTTACAGTATCGCGCACAACAACCTCGGCCGAGCCTATATGGTTATGGGGAATTATCAAGAGGCTGCCAAGGCCTTTGAAAAGGCGACCGAGTATGCGCCGAATTATGCTATCGCCTACTTTAAGATGGCTGAGGCTTACCTGGAGATGGGTCAGCGCAAAAAGGCCCGGCAAGCCTTGAGCCAGGTCATCAAAATCGCCCCAAATACCACCCTGAGCGAATCAGCCCAACAGAGGCTGAATGAGCTTCCTGATTAG
- a CDS encoding YihA family ribosome biogenesis GTP-binding protein encodes MPPSYPIREARFLISAVRPGQFPAPGQPEAAFAGRSNVGKSSLINSLLARKSLARTSRTPGRTQTVNFFDINNEIYFVDLPGYGFARVPRTVQASWRPMVEGYLLSDRDLRTLVLILDIRREPQVEEHNLLAWLKDRGVPPLVVLTKADKLSRGKRPARAAAVQRELNLTNLPLIFSAKTGEGKEEIWSQLLELFGFG; translated from the coding sequence ATGCCGCCTTCTTATCCCATCCGCGAGGCCAGGTTCCTCATCAGCGCCGTGAGGCCGGGTCAGTTTCCAGCTCCAGGCCAGCCTGAAGCAGCCTTTGCCGGCCGATCAAATGTGGGTAAGTCATCCCTGATTAACAGCCTTCTAGCTCGGAAAAGTCTGGCCCGAACCAGCCGCACCCCGGGTCGAACTCAGACCGTCAACTTTTTCGATATAAACAATGAAATATATTTCGTGGACCTGCCCGGCTATGGCTTTGCGCGGGTTCCGAGGACCGTCCAGGCCAGCTGGCGGCCCATGGTGGAAGGATACCTCCTTTCTGACCGGGATTTAAGAACCCTTGTCTTGATCCTGGACATCCGCCGGGAACCGCAGGTCGAAGAGCACAATCTTTTAGCCTGGCTAAAGGATCGTGGTGTGCCGCCGCTGGTGGTGTTGACCAAAGCGGACAAGCTCAGCCGTGGCAAAAGACCGGCTCGAGCCGCGGCAGTTCAACGCGAGCTGAACCTGACAAACCTACCGCTGATTTTTTCCGCCAAAACCGGTGAAGGTAAAGAGGAAATATGGAGCCAACTACTTGAACTCTTCGGATTCGGCTAA
- the eno gene encoding phosphopyruvate hydratase, whose product MLAIVEIKAREILDSRGNPTVEVDVWLEDGSFGRAAVPSGASTGIHEALELRDKNKKRYKGKGVLKAVSNVDKVISPKLLGMDGLNQALIDQTMIELDGTENKESLGANAILGVSMAVARAAAEACVLPLYRYLGGTSARELPRPMMNILNGGEHAGNNVDIQEFMIMPLVGDTFAQALRAGAEVFHALKKVLDKGGLSTAVGDEGGFAPDLKSNDEAIEVILKAIKAAGYEVGKDVVLCLDAAASSFYNKRRKKYVFHKSDGSARSSARMIELYKIWTEKYPIRSIEDGLDEDDWDGWSAMNKKLGQKIQIVGDDLFVTNTRRLSRGIKEKAANSILIKLNQIGTVTETLQAVEMAHQAGFTAVVSHRSGETEDTFIADLAVAAGTGQIKTGSLSRSERIAKYNRLLRIEEELGAAALLSRPF is encoded by the coding sequence ATGCTAGCCATTGTTGAAATCAAGGCGCGGGAGATTTTGGATTCTCGAGGCAACCCCACCGTAGAAGTGGATGTCTGGCTGGAGGATGGCTCTTTCGGACGGGCCGCGGTGCCTTCAGGGGCTTCCACCGGTATCCATGAAGCTCTGGAATTAAGGGACAAGAACAAAAAAAGATACAAAGGCAAAGGCGTGCTCAAGGCGGTCAGTAATGTTGACAAAGTTATTTCACCCAAGCTCCTTGGCATGGACGGCCTGAATCAAGCCCTGATTGACCAGACCATGATCGAGCTGGATGGCACCGAGAACAAGGAGTCCTTAGGCGCCAATGCCATCCTCGGTGTCTCCATGGCCGTGGCCCGGGCCGCGGCTGAGGCATGTGTTCTGCCGCTATACCGGTACCTGGGCGGAACCAGCGCCCGTGAACTGCCTCGGCCGATGATGAACATCTTAAACGGTGGAGAGCATGCGGGCAATAATGTGGATATCCAGGAGTTCATGATCATGCCTCTGGTGGGGGATACCTTTGCCCAGGCGCTGCGGGCTGGAGCGGAGGTCTTCCACGCCTTGAAAAAGGTTCTGGACAAGGGGGGATTATCCACGGCCGTGGGCGATGAGGGTGGTTTTGCCCCGGATCTCAAGTCCAACGATGAGGCGATCGAGGTCATTCTCAAGGCCATCAAGGCCGCTGGATACGAAGTGGGCAAGGATGTGGTTCTTTGCCTCGATGCAGCGGCCAGTTCCTTTTACAATAAAAGAAGAAAGAAGTACGTCTTTCACAAATCAGACGGTTCAGCCCGAAGCTCGGCACGCATGATCGAGCTTTATAAAATATGGACTGAAAAATACCCCATTCGCTCCATTGAGGACGGTCTGGACGAAGACGACTGGGACGGATGGAGCGCCATGAATAAAAAGCTGGGCCAAAAGATTCAAATAGTCGGGGACGACCTTTTTGTCACCAACACCAGGCGGCTGAGCCGGGGGATTAAAGAAAAGGCTGCTAATTCAATTCTGATCAAACTCAATCAGATCGGGACGGTGACTGAAACGCTTCAGGCGGTCGAGATGGCCCATCAAGCCGGTTTCACGGCCGTGGTCTCCCATCGCTCCGGCGAGACCGAGGACACCTTTATTGCCGATCTGGCCGTGGCTGCGGGCACAGGCCAGATCAAGACCGGTTCTCTCAGCCGGTCGGAGCGTATTGCCAAATACAACCGTCTTCTCAGGATTGAAGAGGAATTGGGCGCAGCCGCCTTGCTGAGCCGACCGTTTTAA